The following are from one region of the Cystobacter fuscus DSM 2262 genome:
- a CDS encoding family 43 glycosylhydrolase, protein MRRATDPVSAAVTSALDTMPPDNFEQKSPPQPSDPRLPASPSKHNELASALAAPFDLDAAGVGVMLRTLLAWPARVPESLLVDNMPDPFALRLTATSPGGVRTQGLWLIATSNNLPHAFPLYRWNEARACFDVAEKDGRHLCVFPEGHLPAWWNRGEPVPTEPDLPADLLFARWAPEIFEFGERLVLFYTARDRQGVLRSAYATSRCIEGPWTDHGPLDVNPRVKELVPDYPGENLELGTIDGTLVRFEDSSGRKRHALVVKVDGNALRWVDPITGQKRVAPTPLVAREFTFGEEGALRFVGTPHVILSDGPQHGGLVEGQFFVRENGQLYVIYSAGFFGNHEYRTYVGKIDDVLHGEVRDERLLMDSQSPALGGAWNGPGHPSLEKLGDGLYALYLHAWRNGTDYVAHGEARKVLRFHLSFRDEHGQACEPFVVEDRQGSRGAPRTVEAA, encoded by the coding sequence ATGCGGCGAGCGACGGATCCGGTTTCCGCTGCCGTCACCTCTGCCCTGGACACGATGCCGCCCGACAACTTCGAGCAGAAGTCCCCCCCGCAGCCTTCCGACCCCCGGTTGCCTGCTTCCCCTTCGAAGCACAATGAGCTCGCGTCGGCTCTGGCCGCGCCCTTCGATCTGGATGCCGCGGGTGTGGGCGTGATGCTTCGCACGCTCCTGGCGTGGCCGGCTCGGGTCCCCGAGTCGCTCCTCGTCGACAACATGCCGGACCCGTTCGCCCTCCGGCTGACGGCCACGAGTCCGGGTGGCGTGCGGACGCAGGGGCTGTGGCTCATCGCGACGTCGAACAACCTGCCCCATGCCTTCCCGCTCTACCGGTGGAACGAGGCGCGGGCGTGCTTCGATGTGGCCGAGAAGGACGGGCGCCACCTGTGCGTGTTTCCCGAGGGTCACCTGCCAGCGTGGTGGAACCGGGGCGAGCCGGTGCCCACCGAGCCGGATCTGCCCGCGGATCTCCTGTTCGCGCGCTGGGCGCCGGAGATCTTCGAGTTCGGAGAGCGGCTGGTGCTCTTCTACACCGCGCGTGACCGTCAGGGCGTGCTGCGCAGTGCCTACGCCACCAGCCGCTGCATCGAGGGCCCCTGGACGGACCATGGGCCGCTGGACGTCAATCCGCGCGTGAAGGAGCTCGTCCCCGACTATCCGGGGGAGAACCTGGAACTGGGCACCATCGACGGGACCCTGGTGCGCTTCGAGGACTCGAGCGGACGCAAGCGCCACGCGCTGGTGGTCAAGGTGGATGGCAATGCGCTGCGCTGGGTGGATCCGATCACCGGGCAGAAGCGCGTCGCGCCGACCCCGTTGGTCGCGCGCGAGTTCACCTTCGGGGAGGAGGGAGCGCTCCGCTTCGTCGGCACGCCCCATGTCATCCTCTCGGATGGGCCCCAGCACGGCGGACTCGTCGAGGGGCAGTTCTTCGTCCGGGAGAACGGGCAGCTCTACGTCATCTACAGCGCGGGCTTCTTCGGCAATCACGAGTACCGCACGTACGTGGGCAAGATCGATGACGTCCTGCACGGCGAGGTCCGCGACGAGCGGCTGTTGATGGACAGCCAGAGTCCGGCGTTGGGCGGCGCGTGGAACGGACCGGGGCACCCCTCGTTGGAGAAGCTGGGCGACGGCCTGTACGCGCTCTATCTCCACGCGTGGCGCAATGGGACCGATTACGTCGCCCACGGCGAGGCGCGAAAGGTGCTGCGCTTCCACCTGTCCTTCCGTGACGAGCACGGCCAGGCGTGTGAGCCGTTCGTCGTCGAGGATCGCCAGGGCTCGCGCGGCGCGCCGCGGACGGTCGAAGCGGCCTGA
- a CDS encoding hybrid sensor histidine kinase/response regulator, producing the protein MPLAPPQPFPLRWHLVRLVSGTLLPAVAFAAVVAFQLARVERGAVERRAVQSARALAESFEREMSGSIQALQALAESDRLDRGELESFQRESERVLRTQPSWRHVLLLSPEGQPLVNTAYAFGTALPALADRESFARVLETRQPLVGSLAVGKGARKQLAFPVRVPVLREGVLRYVLTAVITPQSLAGIVDSPSSDSGEWTRVLVDEAGTVVARTRQPERFVGRTATPPFLEKTRAVFEGLYADVSMDGERVYVAFSHSNPSGWTAAVVSPRRLLDAPVWDSMLAVGGLGLVFLLVSAGGAWVFSRRLERSISEASAAAAALAEGHPHRMASSSVWELARLGEALERSRLLLREREVERDAHLASAEAARAEAVAAARAKDEFLAMLGHELRNPLAPIVSSLELLRRRGLARTPEHEVISRQLRHVVRLVDDLLDVARITRGQMSLRREPLELVSVVTRAVEAASPLIEQRRHALEVHVPSSGLLVLADADRLTQVVANLLTNAARYTPSGGHIRLRAHGHEGSIALAVEDDGQGIPPELRSRIFEPFVQGPRSLDRSEGGLGIGLALVRSLVEAHGGHVELHSDGPGRGSTFTVWLPRHVQAEIPVLEDVRKAFVPHAATPGHAVRVLVVDDNVDAAEALAELLGLSGYEVAVAHDWAGALSRAEDFRPEMALLDIGLPEVDGYGVAERIRERLGPASPVFAALTGFGQETDRARTAAAGFRRHFVKPIDIDELTAFIESLRPARSGAA; encoded by the coding sequence TTGCCCCTTGCTCCTCCTCAGCCCTTCCCGCTGCGCTGGCACCTCGTCCGGCTCGTGAGCGGGACGCTTCTGCCCGCGGTCGCCTTCGCCGCGGTCGTGGCCTTCCAACTGGCGCGCGTGGAGCGTGGGGCCGTCGAGCGGCGCGCGGTGCAATCGGCCCGCGCGCTCGCGGAGTCCTTCGAACGTGAGATGTCCGGCTCCATCCAGGCGCTCCAGGCCCTGGCCGAGTCCGACCGGCTCGATCGTGGCGAGCTGGAGTCCTTCCAGAGGGAGAGTGAGCGGGTCCTCCGCACGCAGCCGTCGTGGAGGCACGTGTTGCTGCTCTCGCCAGAAGGGCAGCCGCTGGTGAACACCGCCTATGCGTTTGGCACCGCGCTCCCGGCTCTCGCCGATCGGGAGAGCTTCGCGCGCGTCCTCGAGACCCGCCAACCCCTCGTGGGGAGTCTCGCGGTGGGCAAGGGTGCCAGGAAGCAACTCGCCTTTCCCGTCCGGGTGCCGGTGTTGCGCGAGGGCGTCCTCCGGTACGTGCTCACGGCCGTCATCACGCCGCAGTCGCTCGCTGGCATTGTCGACAGCCCGTCGTCCGACAGCGGGGAATGGACGCGCGTGCTGGTGGATGAAGCGGGGACGGTGGTGGCCCGCACCCGGCAGCCCGAGCGCTTCGTGGGGCGGACGGCGACGCCCCCTTTTCTCGAGAAGACCCGGGCCGTGTTCGAAGGCCTGTATGCCGACGTGTCGATGGACGGCGAGCGGGTCTATGTGGCGTTCAGCCATTCGAACCCCTCGGGGTGGACCGCGGCGGTCGTCAGTCCCAGGCGACTGCTGGACGCGCCCGTGTGGGACTCGATGCTCGCTGTCGGGGGCCTGGGGCTCGTGTTCCTGCTGGTGAGCGCGGGCGGCGCCTGGGTCTTCTCCCGGCGGCTCGAGCGCTCCATCTCCGAGGCCTCCGCCGCCGCGGCCGCGCTCGCCGAGGGCCACCCTCACCGCATGGCGTCCTCCAGCGTGTGGGAGCTCGCGCGGCTCGGTGAGGCCCTGGAGCGCTCCAGGCTGTTGCTGCGCGAGCGGGAGGTCGAACGGGACGCGCACCTCGCCAGCGCCGAGGCGGCACGGGCCGAGGCCGTCGCGGCGGCGCGGGCCAAGGACGAGTTCCTCGCCATGCTCGGACACGAGCTGCGCAACCCCCTCGCCCCCATCGTGAGCTCGCTGGAACTGCTGCGCAGGCGAGGGCTCGCGCGCACACCCGAGCACGAGGTCATCTCGCGGCAACTCCGGCACGTCGTCCGGCTCGTGGATGATCTGCTCGACGTGGCGAGGATCACCCGCGGGCAGATGTCGCTGCGCCGCGAACCACTCGAGCTCGTGTCCGTGGTCACCCGGGCCGTGGAGGCGGCCTCGCCCCTGATCGAGCAGCGGCGCCATGCCCTGGAGGTCCACGTGCCCTCCTCGGGGCTGCTCGTCCTGGCGGACGCCGATCGACTGACGCAGGTGGTGGCCAACCTCCTCACCAACGCGGCCCGCTACACGCCTTCCGGAGGACACATCCGGCTGCGGGCCCACGGCCACGAGGGGAGCATCGCGCTCGCCGTCGAGGACGATGGGCAGGGAATCCCACCGGAGCTGCGCTCGCGAATCTTCGAGCCGTTCGTGCAGGGGCCCCGGTCGCTCGATCGCAGCGAGGGCGGACTGGGCATCGGCCTGGCGCTCGTGCGCAGCCTCGTCGAGGCGCATGGGGGGCATGTCGAGCTTCACAGCGATGGACCCGGTCGGGGCAGCACCTTCACGGTCTGGCTGCCGCGACACGTCCAGGCGGAGATTCCGGTCCTCGAGGACGTGCGGAAGGCGTTTGTTCCCCATGCGGCCACGCCCGGGCACGCCGTGCGCGTCCTCGTCGTCGACGACAATGTCGATGCCGCCGAGGCGCTGGCCGAGTTGCTGGGCCTGAGCGGATACGAGGTGGCCGTGGCGCACGATTGGGCGGGTGCGCTGAGCCGGGCCGAGGACTTCCGGCCGGAGATGGCGCTGCTCGATATCGGCCTGCCAGAAGTGGATGGGTACGGGGTCGCCGAGCGCATCCGGGAACGGTTGGGGCCGGCGAGCCCCGTCTTCGCCGCGCTCACGGGCTTCGGCCAGGAGACGGACCGCGCACGCACTGCCGCGGCGGGCTTCCGTCGGCACTTCGTGAAGCCCATCGACATCGACGAACTGACCGCGTTCATCGAGTCGCTGCGACCGGCGCGAAGCGGGGCCGCGTAG
- a CDS encoding GAF domain-containing sensor histidine kinase — MTSEKKEGTPEQRDRMLQALEELLEITPTDVESAMGQVAQCVIELTRADKVDVFLFEPSTTTLVAVGTSDSPLGRKQKALGLDRIPVTNGGRTVEVFQTGKTWHHPRQDEDPDELVGIKQGLGVRSHIGVLIEVGGKPRGVLDVQSCTPDFFNTDDVRFLESAARWVGIVAHRVELGEALTKAALEQGRRTAAEELITVLAHDLGNHLTPMRIRLELIHRRAAREKAVPYLRDVEAAEQSLKALSQLISDLLDVGRLEQGLFTLQQYPVDLVALAEEVAQVASTPGKEVQLTGMQELVAQADPARLRQALANLVANAQKYSPVDLPVNIDVNRQQREDGAWALISVKDQGPGIAPEVMPRLFERFSKGPGSKGLGLGLYLVRSIAEAHGGTLTVRSELGKGALFVLALPLIEE, encoded by the coding sequence ATGACCTCGGAGAAGAAGGAAGGTACACCGGAGCAGCGAGACCGGATGCTCCAGGCGCTCGAGGAGTTGCTGGAGATCACGCCCACGGATGTGGAGTCGGCGATGGGTCAGGTCGCCCAGTGCGTCATCGAACTCACCCGCGCCGACAAGGTCGACGTGTTCCTCTTCGAGCCGTCCACCACCACCCTCGTCGCCGTGGGGACGAGTGACAGCCCGCTGGGCAGGAAACAAAAGGCCTTGGGCCTGGACCGCATTCCCGTCACCAACGGAGGGCGGACCGTGGAGGTCTTCCAGACGGGCAAGACGTGGCACCACCCCCGCCAGGATGAGGATCCGGACGAGCTGGTGGGAATCAAACAAGGGCTTGGTGTCCGCTCACATATCGGAGTCCTCATCGAGGTGGGCGGCAAGCCCAGGGGAGTGCTCGACGTGCAGTCCTGCACCCCGGACTTCTTCAACACGGACGATGTGCGCTTCCTCGAATCGGCGGCCCGATGGGTGGGCATCGTGGCCCACCGGGTCGAACTCGGCGAAGCACTGACCAAGGCAGCCCTGGAGCAGGGTCGCCGCACCGCCGCCGAGGAGCTCATCACCGTCCTGGCGCACGACCTGGGCAACCACCTGACGCCCATGCGGATCCGCCTCGAGTTGATCCACCGGCGCGCGGCCCGGGAGAAGGCCGTGCCCTACCTGCGCGATGTCGAAGCCGCCGAGCAATCCCTCAAGGCACTCAGCCAGCTCATCTCGGACCTCTTGGACGTGGGCAGGCTGGAGCAGGGACTCTTCACCCTGCAGCAGTACCCGGTGGATCTGGTGGCGCTCGCCGAGGAGGTGGCCCAGGTGGCCAGTACCCCCGGCAAGGAGGTCCAGCTCACCGGCATGCAGGAACTGGTGGCGCAAGCGGATCCGGCCCGCCTCCGCCAGGCACTCGCGAACCTGGTGGCCAATGCGCAGAAGTACTCCCCGGTCGACCTACCGGTGAACATCGACGTCAACCGCCAGCAGCGCGAGGACGGAGCGTGGGCCCTCATCTCGGTGAAGGATCAGGGGCCCGGCATCGCCCCGGAGGTGATGCCCCGGCTCTTCGAGCGCTTCTCCAAGGGACCGGGCTCCAAGGGGCTCGGCCTCGGGCTGTACCTCGTGCGCAGCATCGCCGAGGCGCACGGCGGCACGCTGACGGTGCGGTCGGAACTCGGCAAGGGAGCCCTCTTCGTCCTGGCGCTGCCACTCATCGAGGAATGA
- a CDS encoding ATP-binding protein produces the protein MIPPLLPLDEPRRLQALLRLGLLDTPAEERFDRIVRMAARMFQVPISLVSLLDESRQWFKARVGLDTPSTARGISFCGHAILTAHTFVVRDALEDPRFADNPLVTSTPHVRFYAGHPIHASDGSPVGTLCLLDRRARDFSEAERQQLEDMASWVELELNALSMKEARTALAQQERFFELSVDMLCIAGLDGTFRQLGQAWTRTLGYSEQALLARPLLELVHEEDRAATAEWLARGARGEPLPRFEHRCQGQDGTWHWLQWNATVNVEEGIFYGVARNVTEQKRLEAEQRQVELMKSEFVSTVSHELRTPLTSIRGSLGLLEGGILGELPPQAQDMVRIARTNTERLIRLINDILDLEKMESGKLDFQLEPLELGTLLAQAVEAHQGYAQECDARVELALEAPGARALVDGDRFLQVLANLLSNALKFSPRGERVTLRLERVGSRLRVSVEDHGPGIPESFRARIFEKFAQADGSDSRRKGGTGLGLSITRALVTQQGGTLDFVSREGVGTTFRVELPEWHAPADPRDPPVPLREMTAVASGPGSGRPRLLHVEADEDNRRVVADVLRDVADMVPARNPPEAESALRAESFPLVIAENVLPEGGLLPLEPLLATAPVVLFSVREAEPELARQVSAVLVKSRATNEELRAVVLRLLRASSLRSPSPPPSGAS, from the coding sequence GTGGGCCTGGATACCCCCTCCACGGCGCGCGGCATCTCCTTCTGCGGCCACGCCATCCTCACCGCCCACACCTTCGTGGTGCGCGACGCCCTGGAGGATCCGCGCTTCGCCGACAACCCGCTCGTCACGAGCACGCCCCACGTGCGCTTCTACGCGGGCCATCCCATCCACGCCTCGGACGGCAGCCCCGTGGGAACACTCTGCCTCCTCGACCGCCGGGCACGCGACTTCTCCGAGGCGGAGCGCCAGCAGTTGGAGGACATGGCCTCGTGGGTGGAGCTGGAACTCAATGCCCTCTCCATGAAGGAGGCACGCACCGCGCTGGCCCAGCAGGAGCGCTTCTTCGAGCTGTCGGTGGACATGCTCTGCATCGCCGGACTGGATGGAACCTTCCGGCAACTCGGCCAGGCGTGGACGCGCACGCTCGGCTACTCCGAGCAGGCGCTGTTGGCGAGGCCGCTGCTGGAGCTGGTGCACGAGGAGGATCGCGCCGCCACCGCCGAGTGGTTGGCGCGCGGGGCCCGGGGCGAGCCGCTCCCCCGCTTCGAGCACCGCTGCCAGGGTCAGGACGGCACCTGGCACTGGCTCCAGTGGAACGCCACCGTCAACGTGGAGGAGGGCATCTTCTACGGGGTGGCGCGCAACGTCACCGAGCAGAAGCGCCTGGAGGCCGAGCAGCGACAGGTGGAGCTGATGAAGAGCGAGTTCGTCTCCACCGTCAGCCATGAGCTGCGCACGCCCCTGACCTCCATTCGCGGCTCGCTCGGCCTGCTGGAGGGGGGCATCCTCGGGGAGCTGCCTCCCCAGGCCCAGGACATGGTGCGCATCGCGCGGACCAACACCGAGCGCCTCATCCGCCTCATCAACGACATCCTCGACCTGGAGAAGATGGAGTCGGGCAAGCTGGACTTCCAGCTCGAGCCCCTGGAGCTGGGCACGCTGCTCGCCCAGGCCGTCGAGGCGCACCAGGGCTACGCGCAGGAGTGCGATGCCCGGGTGGAGCTGGCGCTGGAGGCACCCGGCGCCCGGGCCCTCGTCGACGGAGACCGCTTCCTCCAGGTGCTCGCCAACCTGTTGTCCAACGCGCTCAAGTTCTCCCCCCGCGGCGAGCGCGTCACGCTGCGGCTGGAGCGGGTGGGCTCGCGGCTGCGCGTGAGCGTGGAGGATCACGGCCCGGGCATCCCCGAGTCCTTCCGCGCGCGCATCTTCGAGAAGTTCGCCCAGGCGGATGGCTCGGACAGCCGGCGCAAGGGAGGCACCGGACTGGGGCTCTCCATCACCCGGGCGCTGGTGACGCAGCAGGGAGGCACGCTGGATTTCGTTTCACGCGAGGGCGTTGGCACCACCTTCCGGGTGGAGCTGCCCGAGTGGCATGCCCCGGCGGACCCCCGCGACCCGCCCGTGCCGCTCCGGGAGATGACGGCCGTGGCGTCCGGGCCAGGATCCGGTCGTCCCCGCCTGCTGCACGTGGAGGCGGACGAGGACAACCGCCGCGTGGTGGCGGACGTGTTGAGGGACGTGGCGGACATGGTCCCCGCGCGCAACCCACCGGAGGCCGAGTCCGCGCTCCGCGCCGAATCCTTCCCGTTGGTCATCGCCGAGAACGTCCTGCCCGAGGGCGGACTGCTGCCCCTGGAGCCACTGCTCGCCACCGCTCCGGTGGTGCTCTTCTCCGTGCGCGAGGCCGAACCGGAGCTGGCCCGCCAGGTGTCCGCCGTGCTGGTGAAGTCCCGTGCCACCAACGAGGAGCTGCGCGCCGTCGTCCTCCGCCTGCTGCGCGCCTCCTCCCTCCGCTCCCCTTCCCCGCCTCCGAGCGGCGCGTCCTGA
- a CDS encoding S9 family peptidase, translated as MIPTSLLTALLSATATAPSPAIESGYHTPPAPIARILAAPPTPTVRVSPDHQTMALLGRENLPTIANVSKPILRLGGYRIDPATNGPAEVRVQWSNSLSFQEVASGKVTPVRLPADARFFAPDWSPDGKRLALIVQQPEGLALWVAERDGSARLLVTGLNAAFGTPYDWTPDSRALIVRRVKADRGEPPVASGTPTGPIVEESIGRVTAARTYQDLLQNAADEALFDHYFTGQLERVPLDGSASRAIGAPGLITDFSVSPDGRYLLTETLKRPYSYLLPAPLFPTVIAVSTLDGQPVKTIADRPLADDLPVDFDAAVKGPREVKWRSDAPATLLWAEAQDGGDPKANVPFHDRLWMQAAPFDVAPVKLADLQHRFAKVLWGRGDHALVIDRKWKTRTERRSAVDPSKPGTARLIVERNYQDQYGDPGMPLLEDNAAGKPVMRYTPDGRALFVSGEGATREGAFPFLDRQELADGKATRLWVAKAPYYEDVVALLDEGGGRILTRRESAKETPNYFIRTVKTGKAKAVTAFMDPAPIFAGVAQKTITYARADGLPLSGTLYLPAGYEPKRDGPLPTLLWAYPAEYTDPKVAGQTVDQGNRFTRPRGSSHLFMLTQGYAVLDGPAMPIVGPNGTEPNDTYIEQLKADAEAAVDAVVKLGVADRHRLAVGGHSYGAFMTANLLAHTDLFRAGLARSGAYNRTLTPFGFQSEQRTYWQATDIYTKMSPFTFAHQINEPLLLIHGGADDNQGTFPVQSERFYAALKGNGATVRYVVLPNEPHGYRAMESTGHTLWEMAQWLERYVKNAPAPVAGGKPETR; from the coding sequence ATGATCCCGACCTCCCTGCTCACCGCGCTCCTGTCCGCCACTGCCACCGCTCCGTCCCCGGCGATCGAGAGTGGCTACCACACGCCGCCCGCGCCGATCGCGCGGATCCTCGCGGCGCCTCCCACGCCGACGGTGCGCGTGAGTCCGGATCACCAGACGATGGCGCTCCTGGGCCGCGAGAACCTGCCGACCATCGCCAACGTGTCGAAGCCAATCCTGCGGCTGGGCGGCTACCGCATCGATCCGGCCACCAATGGACCGGCGGAGGTGCGCGTGCAGTGGAGCAACTCGCTGTCCTTCCAGGAGGTGGCGAGCGGGAAGGTGACACCGGTGCGCCTGCCGGCCGATGCGCGTTTCTTCGCGCCGGACTGGTCTCCGGACGGCAAGCGGCTCGCGCTCATCGTCCAGCAGCCGGAGGGGCTGGCGCTGTGGGTGGCGGAGCGGGACGGCTCGGCGCGGCTCCTGGTGACGGGGCTGAACGCCGCCTTCGGCACGCCCTACGACTGGACGCCGGACAGCCGCGCCCTGATCGTGCGGCGGGTGAAGGCGGATCGGGGCGAGCCACCGGTCGCCTCCGGCACGCCCACCGGCCCGATCGTGGAGGAGAGCATCGGCCGGGTGACGGCCGCGCGCACCTATCAGGACCTGCTCCAGAACGCGGCGGACGAGGCGCTGTTCGACCATTACTTCACCGGCCAGCTCGAGCGTGTTCCCCTCGATGGCTCGGCGTCGCGGGCGATCGGCGCGCCGGGGCTGATCACTGATTTCTCCGTGTCGCCGGACGGCCGCTATCTGCTCACCGAAACGCTGAAGCGGCCCTATTCCTATCTGCTGCCCGCCCCCTTGTTCCCCACGGTGATCGCGGTGTCGACCCTGGACGGGCAGCCGGTGAAGACGATCGCCGACCGGCCGCTGGCGGATGATCTGCCGGTCGACTTCGATGCGGCCGTCAAGGGCCCGCGCGAGGTGAAGTGGCGCTCCGATGCTCCGGCGACGCTGCTCTGGGCCGAGGCCCAGGATGGGGGCGATCCCAAGGCGAACGTGCCCTTCCATGATCGCCTGTGGATGCAGGCGGCCCCGTTCGACGTGGCGCCGGTGAAGCTCGCGGATCTCCAGCACCGGTTCGCGAAGGTTCTCTGGGGCCGTGGCGACCATGCGCTGGTGATCGATCGCAAGTGGAAGACGCGCACCGAGCGGCGCTCGGCGGTGGATCCCTCCAAGCCCGGCACGGCGCGGCTGATCGTCGAGCGCAACTACCAGGACCAGTATGGCGATCCCGGGATGCCGCTCTTGGAGGACAACGCCGCGGGCAAGCCGGTGATGCGCTACACGCCGGATGGGCGCGCCCTCTTCGTGTCGGGCGAGGGCGCGACGCGCGAGGGCGCCTTTCCCTTCCTCGATCGGCAGGAGCTCGCGGACGGCAAGGCGACGCGGCTGTGGGTCGCCAAGGCCCCCTACTATGAGGACGTGGTGGCGTTGCTCGACGAGGGCGGCGGCCGCATCCTGACCCGCCGCGAGAGCGCGAAGGAGACGCCGAACTACTTCATCCGCACGGTGAAGACGGGCAAGGCCAAGGCGGTCACCGCCTTCATGGATCCAGCGCCGATCTTCGCGGGCGTCGCCCAGAAGACCATCACCTATGCCCGGGCCGATGGCCTGCCCTTGTCGGGCACGCTCTACCTGCCGGCCGGTTACGAGCCGAAGCGGGACGGGCCGCTGCCGACGCTGCTGTGGGCCTATCCGGCCGAGTACACGGATCCCAAGGTCGCCGGGCAGACGGTGGATCAGGGCAACCGCTTCACCCGCCCGCGCGGCAGCAGCCACCTGTTCATGCTGACCCAGGGCTACGCGGTGCTGGACGGTCCCGCCATGCCAATCGTCGGTCCGAATGGGACCGAGCCCAACGACACCTATATCGAGCAACTGAAGGCGGACGCCGAGGCCGCCGTCGACGCGGTGGTGAAGCTGGGGGTGGCCGATCGTCACCGCCTGGCGGTGGGCGGTCACAGCTATGGCGCCTTCATGACGGCCAACCTGCTCGCCCATACCGATCTGTTCCGCGCGGGCCTCGCGCGCTCGGGCGCGTACAACCGGACGCTCACCCCGTTCGGCTTCCAGTCCGAGCAGCGCACCTACTGGCAGGCGACGGACATCTACACGAAGATGAGCCCATTCACGTTCGCCCATCAGATCAACGAGCCCCTGCTGCTCATCCATGGCGGAGCCGACGACAACCAGGGCACCTTCCCGGTCCAGTCGGAGCGCTTCTACGCCGCGCTCAAGGGCAATGGCGCGACCGTGCGCTACGTCGTGTTGCCGAACGAGCCGCATGGCTACCGCGCCATGGAGTCGACCGGGCACACGCTCTGGGAGATGGCCCAGTGGCTCGAGCGCTACGTGAAGAACGCGCCCGCGCCCGTGGCCGGTGGAAAGCCGGAGACGCGGTAG
- a CDS encoding MBL fold metallo-hydrolase, producing the protein MINARLLAVSTLWLSLSLPACTSSPEVPPAPAEPTLSGDAFPTSQGDLIVHPVNHASLLMSWAGKTVYVDPVGGAAPFEGLPSPDVVFVTDIHADHLSADTLTALVKADTVIVAPQAVRDALPESLRGATQVLANGGTLTVKDIAVEAIPMYNLTPDRLQFHVKGRGNGYVLTVGGERVYIAGDTEDIPEMRQLRDIDVAFVPMNLPYTMTVAQAADAVREFKPKVVYPYHSRGSDPNEFTRLVGTDVGVEVRVRNWYE; encoded by the coding sequence ATGATCAATGCCCGGCTGCTTGCTGTGTCGACCCTCTGGCTGTCGCTGTCCCTTCCGGCGTGCACGTCCTCCCCGGAGGTGCCCCCTGCCCCCGCCGAGCCGACCCTCTCGGGAGATGCCTTCCCCACGTCCCAGGGCGACCTGATCGTCCACCCGGTCAACCACGCGTCCCTCCTGATGAGCTGGGCGGGGAAGACGGTCTACGTCGACCCGGTCGGCGGCGCCGCGCCCTTCGAGGGCCTGCCCTCGCCCGATGTCGTCTTCGTGACCGATATCCACGCCGATCACCTGAGCGCCGACACGCTGACGGCGCTCGTGAAGGCCGACACGGTGATCGTCGCGCCCCAGGCGGTCCGTGACGCCCTGCCCGAGAGCCTGCGCGGTGCCACGCAGGTGCTCGCCAATGGAGGGACCCTGACGGTGAAGGACATCGCCGTCGAGGCCATCCCCATGTACAACCTCACACCGGACCGCCTTCAGTTCCACGTGAAGGGCCGAGGCAATGGCTACGTGCTGACCGTGGGTGGCGAGCGCGTCTACATCGCGGGCGACACGGAGGACATCCCCGAGATGAGGCAGCTGCGCGACATCGACGTCGCCTTCGTTCCGATGAACCTGCCCTACACCATGACGGTCGCCCAGGCGGCGGACGCGGTGCGCGAGTTCAAGCCGAAGGTCGTCTATCCCTACCACTCGCGCGGCAGCGACCCGAACGAGTTCACCCGGCTCGTCGGCACGGACGTGGGCGTCGAGGTGCGCGTGCGCAACTGGTACGAATAA
- a CDS encoding phytanoyl-CoA dioxygenase family protein: protein MVVVGMNYDGQETQASMGMARTPAEELSSTSTRTFPRPSYEPASILGGLYGDGIIALKGAFERAWVQQVGEDIEQLFQEAIKRPGGALGRGPSRYYVEIHPERLRGFVDLVTHPWVVAVCEAVLGPEYKIVELGFDIPFPGAQNQPWHRDFPSPEATVKGRRLNSLAFNLTTVDVTEDMGPFEIAPGTQWDDSPEFDKGMFPPRSFYPRYLERAQRRMPKMGDISARSALTIHRGTANHSDKSRPTLVLGVDAPDGRNAERHDLQLSRSFVETLPELVRQHLIYRVVGELEPIVQAHTIEGLVKPDDT from the coding sequence ATGGTTGTAGTGGGTATGAACTACGACGGACAGGAAACGCAGGCGTCCATGGGAATGGCGAGGACTCCCGCGGAGGAGCTCTCGAGCACTTCCACCCGGACGTTTCCGCGACCCAGCTACGAGCCCGCGTCCATCCTGGGCGGCCTCTATGGGGATGGCATCATCGCCCTGAAGGGTGCCTTCGAGCGGGCCTGGGTACAGCAGGTGGGGGAGGACATCGAGCAGCTCTTCCAGGAGGCCATCAAGCGGCCCGGCGGCGCGCTCGGGCGGGGCCCCAGTCGCTACTATGTCGAGATCCACCCGGAGCGGCTGCGCGGCTTCGTCGACCTCGTCACCCACCCCTGGGTGGTGGCGGTGTGCGAGGCGGTGCTTGGCCCGGAGTACAAGATCGTGGAGCTGGGCTTCGACATTCCCTTCCCTGGCGCCCAGAACCAGCCCTGGCACCGCGACTTCCCGTCTCCGGAGGCGACGGTGAAGGGGCGGCGCCTGAACTCGCTGGCGTTCAACCTCACCACCGTGGATGTCACCGAGGACATGGGCCCCTTCGAGATCGCGCCCGGCACGCAGTGGGACGACTCCCCGGAGTTCGACAAGGGGATGTTCCCGCCCCGCTCGTTCTACCCCCGCTATCTCGAGCGCGCCCAGCGCCGCATGCCGAAGATGGGTGACATCTCGGCGCGCTCCGCCCTCACCATCCATCGGGGCACGGCCAACCACTCGGACAAGTCCCGGCCGACCCTCGTCCTTGGCGTGGACGCGCCGGATGGCCGCAATGCGGAGCGGCATGATCTCCAGCTCAGCCGGAGCTTCGTCGAGACATTGCCGGAGCTGGTGCGCCAGCACCTGATCTACCGCGTGGTGGGAGAGCTGGAGCCCATCGTGCAGGCCCACACCATCGAGGGATTGGTGAAGCCGGACGACACCTGA